The Methanothrix soehngenii GP6 genome has a window encoding:
- a CDS encoding SAM-dependent methyltransferase, translating to MNDSALSRSIDRHCANRLSIVGIGPGDASLRTLAAVDAIKGADYVVGYRPYLKLIEDLLPGKEVYSSGMGKETDRVRAALDLLSRGPVALVSSGDANVYGMAGLGLEMAEHPAEVEVIPGVTSFTAAACRAGLLFRECVAVISLSDLLTPWQDIEGRLRQAADFGMPVALYNPRSRKRDWQLLRALNIYEKRDVLVAKEVGREGERLFWTTAAALMDSVSLREEIDMTTLLILPGRGTYRGDVAREAEVNLVGTGPGGQANLTAEARTILSSSEKILGAERYLNLIGDYPGEKVAHAGPCPERSYARFQEAEQLARSGKKASILTGGDPSIFSAGWRIMDLARNRLPVHISPGVSAFSSVAARAGAPLSGDFALLSQLDNPEAPSLLAAAGFGVVIYNVKGHEVQAFLQELEPERAVALARDVARKGEEMIIMKAEELMETKPSGFRFTLLVSCPKAEIREGRIIARRGYDTKYSY from the coding sequence AGCCGATCAATAGACCGTCATTGCGCTAACAGGCTCTCAATCGTTGGCATCGGGCCGGGTGATGCCTCCCTCCGCACCCTAGCGGCAGTGGATGCCATAAAAGGAGCTGATTATGTGGTCGGCTACCGGCCCTATCTGAAGCTCATAGAAGACCTCTTGCCGGGAAAGGAGGTCTACTCCAGCGGCATGGGAAAGGAGACAGACAGGGTCCGAGCGGCTTTGGATCTGCTCAGCCGGGGACCTGTGGCCCTGGTGAGCTCGGGAGACGCTAACGTCTACGGCATGGCAGGCCTGGGCCTGGAGATGGCAGAGCATCCAGCTGAGGTGGAGGTTATTCCTGGGGTCACATCATTTACCGCTGCAGCTTGCCGGGCCGGCCTTCTCTTCCGAGAATGCGTGGCGGTGATAAGCCTCAGCGACCTTCTCACCCCTTGGCAGGATATCGAGGGCCGATTGCGACAGGCAGCGGATTTTGGAATGCCCGTCGCCCTCTACAATCCCAGAAGCCGGAAAAGAGACTGGCAGCTATTGCGCGCCCTGAATATCTATGAGAAAAGAGATGTTCTGGTGGCAAAAGAGGTGGGAAGAGAGGGAGAAAGGCTCTTTTGGACCACAGCCGCTGCCCTCATGGATAGCGTTTCCCTGAGAGAGGAGATCGATATGACCACGCTTCTCATCCTCCCGGGCAGGGGCACTTACAGGGGGGATGTTGCTCGAGAGGCAGAGGTGAACCTGGTGGGCACCGGCCCGGGAGGTCAGGCAAACCTCACCGCAGAGGCCCGGACCATCCTCAGCTCATCTGAAAAAATTCTGGGAGCAGAGCGTTACCTGAACCTGATCGGGGACTATCCAGGGGAGAAGGTCGCTCATGCGGGTCCCTGCCCGGAGAGATCATACGCCCGCTTCCAGGAGGCAGAACAGCTCGCCCGCTCGGGAAAGAAGGCGAGCATCCTCACCGGCGGCGACCCGAGCATCTTTTCCGCGGGCTGGCGGATCATGGACCTGGCCAGAAATCGGCTTCCCGTTCACATATCTCCTGGAGTGAGCGCCTTCTCGTCAGTTGCCGCAAGGGCAGGAGCTCCCCTCTCCGGGGACTTCGCCCTTCTCTCCCAGCTGGATAATCCAGAAGCGCCATCCCTGCTGGCAGCAGCAGGCTTCGGCGTTGTGATCTATAATGTGAAAGGGCATGAGGTGCAGGCCTTCCTCCAGGAGCTGGAACCGGAGAGAGCGGTGGCCCTGGCCAGGGACGTGGCCCGGAAGGGAGAAGAGATGATCATAATGAAGGCAGAAGAGCTGATGGAGACAAAGCCATCAGGCTTCCGGTTCACCCTTCTGGTATCCTGCCCGAAGGCGGAGATAAGAGAGGGCAGGATCATAGCCCGAAGGGGATATGATACCAAATACAGCTACTAG